Proteins encoded within one genomic window of Gloeobacter kilaueensis JS1:
- a CDS encoding GNAT family N-acetyltransferase, whose product MLATIETERLILRPLTPADEEDLYRLWSDPNVVRYTSLVSLTREQVHDFIERWIHYGDHPGHGAWAIVVRDPRVFAGYCFLRFLFDTSDTELGYGLAQAFWGRGYMSEAVQAVLAWGLDRGLERIVAAAMPENIASWRVMEKCGMRFEGLQDYRGTLDRFYAIGRAAKKQQGRLL is encoded by the coding sequence ATGCTCGCGACCATCGAGACCGAACGGCTGATCCTGCGTCCTCTGACGCCTGCGGATGAGGAAGATCTCTACCGGCTCTGGAGCGATCCGAACGTCGTGCGCTACACCTCGCTGGTATCTCTGACTCGCGAGCAGGTGCATGACTTTATCGAACGCTGGATACACTACGGCGATCACCCCGGTCACGGAGCCTGGGCAATCGTCGTTCGTGACCCTCGGGTGTTCGCGGGCTACTGCTTTTTGCGCTTTCTCTTTGATACGTCCGACACGGAACTGGGCTATGGCCTTGCTCAGGCGTTCTGGGGCCGGGGCTACATGAGCGAGGCGGTGCAGGCTGTACTCGCCTGGGGACTCGACCGTGGCCTGGAGCGGATCGTCGCTGCCGCTATGCCCGAAAATATTGCCTCCTGGCGGGTAATGGAAAAGTGCGGGATGCGCTTCGAGGGACTGCAGGATTACAGAGGCACCCTCGATCGCTTCTACGCCATTGGGCGGGCGGCTAAAAAGCAGCAGGGCCGCCTGCTCTAA